In the Magnolia sinica isolate HGM2019 chromosome 15, MsV1, whole genome shotgun sequence genome, one interval contains:
- the LOC131227734 gene encoding NAD(P)H-quinone oxidoreductase subunit U, chloroplastic translates to MALSSAPTVCVSRPNPTRVDSPTPRLTDSRPFSLRFRKNRPISPTRNSTETSSPEPAASPEENPDETPAETPKPFSSLISASNVEKALRGIAITSADHYGRLGIRRGAPYDQVTNAYKRKCEELMNRGLDEEGTSKELELLKESYSILSSEEERRLYDWSLARSDRPGRYVWPFEVDITQTPTQIPPPPEPEDVGPTRLVGYFFVGWLILSFALSVTLNR, encoded by the exons ATGGCTCTCTCCTCAGCTCCAACCGTCTGCGTTTCCCGCCCAAACCCGACCCGAGTCGACTCGCCGACGCCAAGACTCACCGATTCTCGCCCATTCTCCCTCAGATTCCGGAAGAACCGTCCAATCTCTCCGACCCGAAACTCCACCGAAACGTCTTCTCCAGAACCAGCTGCATCCCCAGAAGAGAATCCCGACGAAACCCCGGCCGAAACTCCGAAGCCGTTCTCGTCACTGATATCGGCCAGCAACGTCGAGAAAGCTCTCCGCGGCATCG CGATCACGAGCGCAGACCACTACGGACGGCTAGGAATCCGGAGAGGAGCTCCTTATGATCAG GTCACAAATGCATACAAAAGAAAATGCGAAGAGCTGATGAATCGAGGATTGGACGAAGAGGGAACGAGCAAGGAGCTGGAACTCTTAAAG GAATCCTACTCAATTCTGTCATCTGAAGAGGAGAGAAGATTGTATGATTGGAGTTTGGCAAGGAGTGACAGACCAGGCAGGTATGTTTGGCCTTTCGAGGTTGATATAACACAAACCCCGACACAGATTCCGCCACCTCCG GAACCGGAGGATGTGGGACCTACGAGGCTGGTGGGGTACTTCTTTGTGGGCTGGCTGATCTTGTCTTTTGCACTATCTGTTACGCTCAATCGATAG